One window of Dehalococcoidia bacterium genomic DNA carries:
- a CDS encoding cytochrome c3 family protein, giving the protein MKYGTKIKLLPLVIGGPLLILLIGIGISQVSAQVAAGPVQPLKFAHSLHAGSLGIQCVFCHRNVESGSAATVPALEQCMFCHTVAGSGRPDVEKLRAAFAAQQPIDWIRVHRVPDTVKFVHEPHIRAGYQCATCHGAVETMDQVSQVRPLNMGDCVTCHRQNNAPTDCATCHN; this is encoded by the coding sequence ATGAAATACGGGACAAAAATAAAGCTGTTGCCGTTGGTCATCGGCGGCCCTCTTCTTATTCTTCTGATCGGCATCGGCATCAGCCAGGTGTCCGCTCAGGTGGCCGCCGGGCCGGTGCAGCCACTCAAGTTCGCGCACTCCCTCCACGCGGGGAGCCTGGGCATTCAGTGCGTGTTCTGTCACCGGAACGTGGAGTCGGGGTCCGCCGCCACTGTGCCCGCGCTGGAGCAGTGCATGTTCTGCCATACCGTCGCGGGGTCGGGCAGGCCGGATGTTGAGAAGCTTCGCGCGGCCTTTGCGGCACAGCAGCCCATTGACTGGATCCGGGTGCACCGCGTCCCTGACACCGTGAAGTTCGTGCATGAGCCGCACATCAGAGCGGGGTACCAGTGCGCCACGTGTCACGGTGCGGTGGAGACCATGGACCAGGTAAGTCAGGTGCGTCCCCTCAACATGGGCGATTGCGTGACTTGCCATCGTCAGAACAACGCGCCCACCGACTGCGCGACGTGCCATAACTAA
- a CDS encoding molybdopterin-dependent oxidoreductase yields the protein MQLSRREFLKLAGVSAAGAALFTACSIPEKELLVQSPARIPEDVLDGDESWYASVCRQCPAGCGIIVRVMEGRAKKIEGNPDYPVNRGKLCARGLAGVQALYHPDRIKGPMRRTGARGSGQWQQITWDQALNDLVGRLKQLRGSAADTVVLAHEPLRGPMSLLVDRFTRTYGSERLAYEPMDQAALRAALKTAFGEDVVPEFDIQNASYVMSFGADFLETWLSPVRYNRHYGEFRQGANRKRGTLVHVEPRFSLEAANADQWVPVRPGTEGVLALSMAYVLMSDGSADARAAASITAGAGARALASFSPERVESVIGVPAARIQELAREFASHQPSIAIGGGSAAAHTNGYTNMLAVYSLNYLVGNVGKRGGVLLNPASPLKDVPATSGATPFSAWQKLVERLRTGQPKPVNLLLVHGANPLYGLPAEVNAGDALGKAQYIVSFSSFMDETTAQADLILPDHTYLESWGGDVPEPGPGHQVVGLQQPVVKALYDTRAFGDVLLTVAEEIGPDMAKALPWRNVREMVRDSVRELHQARRGSVTAAEFEVFWNKALQQGGWWDSNARSSASPTAPIFSKPPALPRYAGSAPEYPYHLVIFPSLSMTDGRGAHLPWLQALPDPISTVVWRTWVEINSKVAKQMGLVEGDIVRVEAPNGKSIEAPVYPHPGVSPEVIGIPAGQGHSSYTNYAAGRGANPLSIIAPLTDAETGGLAWGATRVRVSATGRRMPIPKFEGGAVEARQLPGAPVAPVTRG from the coding sequence ATGCAGCTATCTCGGCGCGAATTCTTGAAGCTCGCCGGCGTGTCCGCGGCGGGGGCCGCGCTCTTCACCGCGTGCAGCATTCCTGAGAAAGAGCTTCTGGTCCAGAGCCCCGCCCGCATTCCGGAGGATGTCCTCGACGGAGACGAGAGCTGGTACGCCAGCGTGTGCCGCCAGTGTCCGGCGGGCTGCGGCATCATCGTCCGTGTCATGGAGGGGCGCGCCAAGAAGATAGAGGGGAACCCGGACTACCCGGTGAACCGCGGTAAGCTCTGCGCCCGCGGTCTGGCGGGCGTGCAGGCGCTGTACCACCCCGACCGCATCAAGGGCCCCATGCGGCGCACGGGCGCGCGGGGAAGCGGGCAGTGGCAGCAAATCACGTGGGACCAGGCCTTGAACGACCTGGTGGGACGCCTGAAGCAGCTCCGGGGAAGCGCCGCGGACACCGTGGTGCTGGCCCACGAGCCTCTGCGCGGGCCCATGTCCCTGCTGGTGGACCGCTTCACCCGCACGTACGGAAGTGAGCGCTTGGCCTATGAGCCCATGGACCAGGCCGCCCTCCGCGCCGCGCTCAAGACGGCCTTCGGAGAGGACGTCGTCCCCGAGTTCGACATCCAGAACGCATCCTACGTCATGTCCTTCGGCGCCGACTTCCTGGAGACATGGCTTTCGCCTGTGCGCTACAACCGCCACTACGGCGAGTTCCGGCAGGGCGCCAACCGCAAGCGCGGCACCCTGGTCCATGTGGAGCCTCGCTTCTCGCTGGAGGCGGCCAACGCCGACCAGTGGGTCCCCGTCCGGCCAGGCACGGAGGGCGTCCTTGCCCTGAGCATGGCCTACGTCCTGATGTCCGACGGCTCTGCGGACGCGCGGGCCGCGGCCTCCATCACGGCGGGCGCTGGCGCTCGGGCGCTGGCGTCCTTCAGCCCTGAGCGGGTTGAGTCCGTCATCGGCGTCCCCGCCGCGCGCATCCAGGAGCTGGCGCGGGAATTCGCCAGCCACCAGCCGAGCATCGCCATAGGCGGCGGGTCCGCCGCCGCGCACACCAACGGCTATACGAACATGCTGGCTGTGTACTCCCTGAACTATCTTGTGGGCAATGTGGGGAAGCGGGGCGGCGTGCTGCTGAACCCCGCGTCGCCCTTGAAGGATGTCCCCGCCACGTCCGGCGCGACGCCTTTTTCCGCATGGCAGAAGCTGGTGGAAAGGCTTCGCACGGGCCAGCCCAAGCCGGTCAATCTTCTGCTGGTCCACGGCGCAAATCCGCTCTACGGCCTCCCCGCCGAAGTGAACGCGGGGGATGCCCTGGGCAAGGCCCAGTACATCGTCAGCTTCTCCAGCTTCATGGACGAGACGACGGCCCAGGCGGACCTCATCCTGCCCGACCACACGTACCTGGAGAGCTGGGGCGGAGACGTCCCAGAGCCTGGCCCAGGCCATCAGGTGGTGGGGCTGCAGCAGCCCGTGGTCAAAGCACTGTATGACACCCGCGCCTTCGGCGACGTGTTGCTCACCGTGGCCGAGGAGATTGGTCCCGACATGGCGAAGGCGCTGCCGTGGCGGAACGTCCGCGAGATGGTGCGAGACTCGGTGCGGGAGCTGCACCAGGCGCGGCGCGGCTCGGTCACCGCCGCGGAGTTTGAGGTCTTCTGGAACAAGGCGCTTCAGCAGGGCGGCTGGTGGGACTCCAACGCCAGGTCCTCGGCGTCCCCGACGGCTCCCATCTTTTCAAAGCCCCCGGCCCTGCCCCGGTACGCGGGCTCGGCCCCGGAGTACCCCTACCATCTCGTCATTTTCCCGTCTCTCTCCATGACGGACGGCCGCGGCGCGCATCTGCCCTGGTTGCAGGCGCTGCCCGACCCCATCAGCACCGTTGTCTGGCGCACCTGGGTTGAGATTAACTCCAAGGTCGCGAAGCAGATGGGCCTGGTGGAAGGAGACATCGTGCGCGTGGAGGCGCCCAACGGCAAAAGCATCGAGGCCCCGGTCTATCCGCACCCCGGCGTGTCGCCGGAGGTCATCGGCATACCGGCGGGCCAGGGCCACTCCTCGTACACCAACTACGCGGCGGGCCGCGGGGCGAACCCGCTCTCCATCATCGCCCCGCTGACGGACGCGGAGACAGGCGGACTGGCCTGGGGCGCCACCCGCGTACGCGTCAGCGCCACGGGCCGCCGCATGCCCATCCCCAAGTTCGAGGGCGGCGCGGTAGAGGCCCGACAGTTGCCCGGCGCGCCCGTGGCTCCGGTAACCAGGGGCTAG
- a CDS encoding dihydrolipoamide acetyltransferase family protein, protein MATEIIMPQMGFDMKEGKVARWLKKEGDQVQKGEPIAEIETDKAVVEVEAFGAGVLRKVLVHEGRTVPVGEVIGFIGAPNEALPDAASKPAEAPAQAPTAPAEAKGKTTAPAAAAPASATAAPAPAASAEAKRPAVPAVAPAPAAPGEAMPGVASKTASSPPVALAQAATPAPAAPGREANTSPIARKLADEMGVDIRQVTGTGPGGRVGKDDILAYVEKRKAAPAAALPTAPPAPAATPTPVPPTATPAAAPARPAAPAPAGEQVIELSKMRLAIARRMAESKRTIPHFYVQVAIDMTESMTLRKGLNDALGGDVKVSVNDMIIKAVAATLGKFPLFNASFVDDKVHVHPHINIGIAIALDQGLIAPGILDANHKSLVEIARASKDLADRARQGVLKAEEYSATTFNVTNLGMYDVDNFTAIITPPQSAALSVGAVRPQPVARGGQVVVREMMMVTLCIDHRVTDGAQGGLFLKDLRATLENPVSLLL, encoded by the coding sequence GTGGCTACCGAAATCATCATGCCTCAAATGGGCTTCGACATGAAGGAGGGCAAGGTCGCCCGCTGGCTCAAGAAAGAGGGCGACCAGGTCCAAAAGGGCGAGCCGATCGCCGAGATAGAGACGGACAAGGCCGTCGTAGAGGTGGAGGCCTTCGGGGCCGGCGTGTTGCGCAAGGTCCTCGTCCACGAGGGGCGCACCGTCCCCGTCGGCGAGGTCATCGGCTTCATCGGCGCACCGAACGAGGCCCTGCCGGATGCGGCGTCCAAACCCGCCGAAGCTCCGGCCCAGGCGCCAACAGCGCCCGCGGAGGCGAAAGGGAAGACCACGGCCCCGGCCGCCGCCGCTCCTGCCTCCGCGACTGCGGCTCCGGCTCCGGCGGCGTCCGCGGAGGCGAAACGGCCCGCGGTCCCGGCTGTCGCGCCCGCACCCGCCGCGCCGGGCGAAGCCATGCCAGGCGTCGCATCAAAGACTGCGTCGAGTCCGCCCGTGGCCCTCGCTCAGGCCGCGACGCCCGCACCCGCCGCGCCGGGCCGGGAGGCCAACACCTCACCCATCGCGCGGAAGCTGGCGGACGAGATGGGCGTGGATATCCGCCAGGTCACGGGCACCGGCCCCGGCGGACGCGTCGGCAAGGATGACATCCTCGCCTATGTAGAGAAGCGCAAGGCCGCTCCCGCCGCAGCGCTGCCGACGGCCCCCCCCGCACCGGCTGCGACGCCGACCCCCGTTCCACCGACAGCCACGCCCGCGGCAGCGCCGGCACGGCCCGCCGCTCCCGCGCCTGCGGGCGAGCAGGTCATCGAGCTGTCCAAGATGCGCCTGGCCATCGCCCGGCGGATGGCGGAGAGCAAGCGCACCATCCCGCACTTCTACGTCCAGGTCGCCATTGACATGACGGAGTCCATGACCCTCCGCAAGGGGCTGAACGACGCCCTGGGCGGCGACGTGAAGGTCAGCGTCAACGACATGATCATCAAGGCGGTCGCCGCCACGCTGGGCAAGTTCCCCCTGTTCAACGCCAGCTTCGTTGATGACAAGGTTCACGTCCACCCGCACATCAACATCGGCATCGCCATCGCGTTGGACCAGGGACTCATTGCGCCGGGTATCCTGGACGCCAACCACAAGAGCCTGGTGGAGATCGCCAGGGCCAGCAAGGACCTGGCGGACAGGGCGCGTCAGGGCGTCCTCAAGGCGGAGGAATATTCAGCCACCACGTTCAACGTCACCAACCTGGGCATGTACGACGTGGACAACTTCACCGCCATCATCACGCCGCCCCAGAGCGCGGCTCTGTCCGTGGGCGCTGTCCGGCCGCAGCCCGTGGCGCGGGGCGGCCAGGTGGTAGTGCGCGAGATGATGATGGTGACCCTGTGCATAGACCACCGCGTCACCGACGGCGCTCAGGGCGGCCTCTTCCTGAAGGATCTGCGCGCCACTCTGGAGAACCCCGTCAGCCTGCTGCTATAA